ACCTACTTCGGATATATTAAAAACTTTTACACGTCTGTTAATGACAGTGCGTGGCATAAACTTTAATTACTCCATAGTAGAAACTACCATCTTACCCGGTTTCTTACCTTCGGTAAACTTGATGGGACTTTCTAACATGAACTCTGCTCCAGGCCTTCCTTTTGCTTTACTTGGAAGTCAAAACAGAACCATTCACAACACAGCAGGCACCGCAGGATGGCTATCTAAAAGTGCCGTAAGAAATGACCCGTTTACACAAACCCGTCAAAAGAAATTTGATTTTAGCACTAACCTAGAACCTTTCAAAGGTTTTAGAATGCAAATACGAGGTAACTATAGCAAAGGAGACTCTTACCAAGAAATTTACCGTCCTAAAGAAGCGGGTGAAGACTTTGAAGCATTAAATCCTTTCAGAAACGGTACTTTCAGCATGTCTTTCTGGTCTTTCAAAACTGGCTTTACCAAAATGAGTAAAGATCCTGAAGATAATTACAAGTATGACATCTTTGACAAGATGGTGGCCTATCGTGATTCAGTTATCATAAAACTACAAGATTTAAACACCTCCGGCGAAACAGGTAAATGGGACCAAAATTCACAAGATGTTCTTATACCTGCCTTCTTTGCAGCATACAGCGGTAAAGACATCGACAAGCTTTTTGAAAAGGTTACAAAAAAAGGAAGGTCGACATTTAACCCATTCTTACAATTCCCAATGCCCAACTGGCGAATAGATTATACAGGTTTAGAAAAGCTTCCATTATTTAATAAAGTCTTTAGTAGCATTACGCTAAGTCATAGTTACTCTTCCACTTATAGTGTAGGTAACTTTACCAGTTCCTTATTATATGATAATGAAAACGGTATCATTGGATTAGACAACAATGAATATACGCTAGGAAATAGCCTATCACCTTATAATTATTTCTCTCCAGTCTTCATCATGAGCAGCATTACCATGGAAGAGCGTTTCTCTCCATTAATTGGTATTCAGTTTACCACTAAGGCAAATATTAGCGGAAGGCTAGACTTTAACCGAGAAAGAAGGGCAGCTCTTAACCTAGCAAACGCACAGGTGGCAGAGTATAATTCTAACGATGTAGTCATGGGTTTTGGCTTTAAGAAAAATAACGTCAAACTTCCGTTCAAAGGGCGAGATGGCAATAATATCATACTTACGAATGACCTTAATTTCCGTTTTGATGTAACCATAAGAGATGTAACATCACTTCAAAGAAGACTAGATGGAGACGCGGTTCCTATTCAAGGTAATTACAACCTTCAAATAAAACCTCAGGTGCAATACCAGTTTAATAAGAAACTGAGCATGGGCTTCTATTTCGAGCGATTTGTTAACAAACCATTTACTTCACTTTCTTACGAAACCAGAAGAACAGTGGGTGGTTTAAATATGAAGTTCAATCTAGCCGATTGATAGGCGTAGCAAGACTATTTCATTTGCCTTAAATTTAGAATAAACCTGTGTTTTTTATGCTAGCCTTCAATAGAAGAGCGGTAATGTATACCACGAGTTCACCCATGGCTACCTATGTTATGCCTCTAAGGGGCATGTAATTAAAAAACTTTATCATGTCCCGTAGGGACTATACATTGGTAAAAAAAGCTAGACCAACTACAATCCGTTTTGGCGTTTTTTTCCTTTGCAAAAAACATGACTAAACACCTCGGCATATGCCCTTCCATTTTGCATCTTATTAAGATGCAAAAACCTTTGTCTAGGGAAAACTCACAGGCTCTTAACAAGATTCATTTATTCCCTCCCCTATTCCTTAAGATTTAAACTTTAAAACTCTTTTGCTCAAAACAGGAATTGACGTAAATTGCGACACAAAATTTATATCAACAGAATTATATGGAATTCCCATCGGAACTGAAATACACGAAAGACCACGAATGGATTAAAATTGAAGAAGGTAATGTTGCCAAAATTGGTATTACCGAATTTGCCCAAGGAGAACTTGGTGATATCGTTTTTGTGGAAGTAGAGACTGTTGGTGAAGAACTAGCTGCCGAAGAAGTTTTTGGAACTATTGAAGCTGTAAAAACAGTTTCTGACTTATTCCTACCCGCTGACGGAAAGATTATTGAATTTAATCAACTTTTGGAAGACGAGCCAGAAAAGATAAACGAAGACCCTTATGAAGATGGTTGGATTATCAAAATGGAATTAAAAGATGTTTCTGACTTGGACAGTTTACTGGACAGCGAAACATATAAAAAATTAATTGGTCAATAAATCATTTAGCCCTTCAGGGCTTTTTTTTTGAAGTGGTATGAAGGTTTTAATTAAAAAAGCCAAAGTAATAGCTCCAAATTCTGCTTATCACCAAAAGGTGGTTGATATTCTTATTGACAAAGGTGTGATTAAGGAAATTGGCGATATTAGCAGCACTGTTAGTAAAACTATTGATGCCAAAGGCTTATATGTTTCTACAGGTTTTATGGATATGCGGGCTTTCAGTATGGAGCCTGGTTTTGAATCCATGGAAAGTCTGGAGAGTCTTGCAGCGGCCGCGGCCAAAGGTGGTTTTACAGAGGTGGCCATAATGCCAAACACCAAACCTATCATTCAAAGCAAGGAGTCTGTCAAATATTTCCAGCATTTTTCTCAAGGAAGTCTGACCAGTTTACTGCCAACAGCCGCAGTAACAAAAGACACAGCAGGAGAAGATTTTACTGAGATGTGGGACTTATTAGCGGCAGGTGTAACAGCATTTACAGATGGCTCTAAGCCACTTTGGAACTCCGACATTCTTTACAAAACGCTGCAATACCTGTATCCAAAGAAAGCTCTATTAATGAACAGAGCTGAAGAGCCTACTTTAGCAGCTTTTGGTCAAATGCATGAGGGAATCACCAGTACCATGATGGGTACAAAAGGAATTCCGTCTGAAGCTGAAGAACTCATGGTGATGAGAGATTTAAAGCTCTTAGAATATGCTAATTTAGAGCATGACAATTCACTGCTTCATTTTTCTTGTATATCTACAGCTGCAGCGGTAAGACTAATCAGAAGAGCCAAACAAAAAGGCCTAGCAGTTAGCTGCGATATAGCGGCACATCAACTGGCTTTTATAGATGAAGACTTGGCTGGATTTGATACCAATTTAAAAGTCAACCCACCTTTCAGGTCAAAGAAAGATATTAAAGCACTTCAAAAAGGTTTGGCAGACGGCACGATTGATGCCATAGTTTCTGACCATCATCCTCTTGATGAAGAACATAAAAACATGGAGTTTGATTTAGCAGACTTTGGTGTAATAGGCCTGCAGACCGCTTTTGCAGCCGCTCTTACTCACTCCGAACAAAACTTAGAAACCATCATAGCCTGCTTTACAGAAAACCCAAGAAAACTGCTCAACAAAACGCAGCCTAAAATAGAGGAAGGAGAATTAGCGAATTTGACAGTTTTTAATCCTGAAGAAAAAATAAACTTTGAGTTGAAAGACATTATTTCAAAATCAAAGAACTCGCCTTTTATTGGCAAAGAGCTTAAAGGGAAAATATACGCTACCTTCCATAAAGGCTTCTCAGAAATCTTTTAACACTAAAGCACTTGAATAAAAAAGTATACCTATTCAGTCTAATTTTCGGCCTAGCTGCCGGAATATTATGCTTCCTATTTTTCTTAATGCTTTATGCTGGAGAGGTAAATCCTCTTCAAAACAGAAGGCCTGATATTGTGATTAATATCTTAATAATTTTCTTAGCTACTTGGTTTTACAAAAGTAGAAATGGAGGTTTCATCCACTTTTATGAGGGTTTTACCATAGGTTTTTTAACAAATATAATTGCAGCACTTACTACAGGTTTGGCTATTTATTTTTTCATAAAATGGATAGACCCTACTCCTTTTGAAAGTTGGATTACAGGTGGAAAGGAATTTTTAATTGAGCGGAAAGAAGAGCTAAGCAAATTTTTGAACGAAGAAAGTTATAAATTGCAATTAGAATCATTTGATAAAGCTAAACCTTATCAAGTTATTCTAGACGACTTGATGTTCAAACAGTTTGCTATAGTAGCTATCATGCTTATATCTATGGCACTAAGAAAACAACGAGACGCCGTTTCTTAAACCCTTTAAAACCTTTTTAGACATGGAACAACAACCTTCTTCTGCGAGAATTGCCCTTAAATGGGGAGTAATTTGTGCTCTAGCCACCATTATATTAAGCACTATCATTAATGTTACAGGAATGTGGAAAAGCACTGGTGCTTCTTTTCTTTCCATAATTCCTTTAGTTGCTTTCTTGGTATTAGCCATGAAAGAATACCGCGAAGCCAATGGTGAATTTATGACTTATGGCGAAGGACTTAGCGTAGGAATGCTAACCGGAGCTATTTCTGCCCTTATTAGTTCTTTGTGGGGTATGCTTTATACCACCATCATTGACCCAACGTTCTTAGGTCAAGTAAGAGACTTTCAAATAGAAAAAATGGAAGAGTCGGGCTTAGATGAAGCTCAGATAGACCAAGCCCTTCAAATGACTGAAAAGTTTACTGGCGGTGGTATGATGTTTATCATGGGCGTTTTGGGCTCTATCTTTTTTGCGTTTATTGTATCGTTAGTAGTAGCGGCCATCATGAAAAAAAACAAACCAGTTTTTTAATTTATGTTTTCAATCTTCAAAAAAGAGCTCAATGGCTATCTAAATTCGCTTATAGCGTACATAGTCATTGTGCTTTTTTTAATTTTCACAGGGCTAATTCTTTGGGTATTTCCCGATTCCAATATTTTGGATTACGGTTATGCTGAAATGGGTTCTTTCTTTAATCTTACACCCTATATTTTAGCCATATTAGTACCAGCCATTACCATGCGTACCTTCTCTGAAGAGTACAAAACAGGTACTATAGAATTTCTAATGACCAAGCCTTTGAGCAGACTAGATATAGTACTAGGAAAGTTTTTGGCCGCTTGGGTATTAATCATTCTTGCCATTTTACCTACCCTCGTTTATTATTTCTCAATCTCTAATTTGGGCAGCCCACTGGGCAATATTGACACAGGTGCCGTTATGGGTTCTTATTTCGGTTTGATACTACTAGCGGGAGTTTTTACAGCCATTGGACTAGCTATTTCCTCATTTACAGAAAACCAAGTAATAGCTTTTATCATTGGTGCGTTTCTTTGCTATTTTTTATATGATGGCATTCATCAATTATCTCAATTATTGAGAGGCACCACCCAATACTTTGTTGACTTCATTAGCCTACAGTTTCACTATGCCTCACTGGGTAGAGGCGTTATTGACTCTAGAAATGTGATATACTTATGCTCGTTAGGTGCTTTAATGATTTTCATTACCGCTTTTAACCTCAGAAGGAAATGACTTTGGACATCTACCAGGTTGATGCTTTTAGTGCTAAACTTTTTGGTGGAAATCCAGCAGCTATAATCCCACTTGAAGCTTGGCTTTCTGATGATATTATGCAACAGATAGCCCAAGAAAATAACCTTTCTGAAACAGCTTACTTTGTGAAAGAAGGTGAACACTTTCATATCAGATGGTTTACACCAGCAGTGGAAGTGGCACTATGCGGGCATGCTACTTTAGCAACTGCTCATGTTATTTATGAGCACCTTGGTTTTAAAGAAGACCAAATAAAATTCATGTCAAAAAGTGGAGAGCTAGTCGTGAAAAAGAGAGATGGGCTTTTAGAAATGAACTTCCCGGCCACATCACTTTCTAAAACAGAAATACCAGCGGGTTTCTTAGACCAATTTAATATTAAACCTAGTGAAACACTTAAGGCAGGAGAAGATTTCTTCCTTATTTTTGATTCAGAAGAGCAAATCAAAGCCTTAGTCCCTAACTTCTCTGCGTTAAAGAAAATTAAGTCAAGAGGTATTATTTGCACCGCACCTGGTACTAAAGCCGACTTTGTAAGTAGATTTTTTGCTCCGGCGGCAGGCATTGATGAAGACCCCGTAACAGGTTCCGCTCATACTTCCCTTATACCCTATTGGGCTAAAAAACTAGCTAAGAACAGTTTATATGCAGAGCAAATTTCAAAAAGAAAGGGAGAGCTGCATTGTCAATTAATTGGCGATAGAGTTTTAATTGCTGGAGAGGCTATCTCATACCTTCAGGGCAAAATAAACATCTAATTCATTTCTTCAAACTTTATTCTTCATTTTTGGATTAAATATAGCCTTTTCCTTGACAACGGCTATTCCGATATCGTACCTTTGCACGCTGATTATTAAAACAGTAGTACCTCTGGCAATCCAGATTAAACTTATATATAAGAATGACTATGTCCAATGTAACGCGAATGAAACTTTCGCAATTCAAATTTGATCTTCCTCAAAACCTTATTGCGATGCATCCTGGCGAAGAAAGAGATGGAGCAAAAATGATGGTAGTTCATAGGGACAGTGGTAAAATAGAGCACAAAATGTTCAAGGACATTGTTGACTATTTTGGCGAAGGAGATGTCATGGTTACAAATAACACCAAGGTTTTCCCTGCTAGATTATATGGTTCTAAAGAAAAAACTGGAGCTAAAATTGAAGTTTTCCTTCTTCGTGAGCTAAACAGAGAAATGAGACTTTGGGACGTTTTAGTAGATCCTGCAAGAAAAATAAGAGTTGGTAATAAACTTTATTTTGGGGAGAGTGATTTAGTAGCCGAGGTTATTGATAACACTACATCAAGAGGCCGTACCATTCGCTTCTTATTTGATGGCGACCATGAAGAAATGATGCAAACCATACATGAATTGGGCGAAACGCCAATTCCTAAAGAGGTTATAGACAGAGACGTTACAGAACTAGATAGAGAGCGTTTCCAAACTATATTTGCAGAAGAGGAAGGGGCAATATCTGCTCCTACTGCTGGTATGCACTTTACCAAAAATGTAATGCGTAGAATGGAAATTGAAGGTGTTACCTTCACTCCTATTACACTACACATTGGTATTGGAACATTTAGAGGTGTTGATGTTGAAGATTTAACAAAACACAAAACTGATTCTGAGAATTTCGCTATTCCACAAAAGACTTGTGATATAGTGAACGAAGCTTTAGATAACAACAAGAGAATATGTGCTATTGGAAGTACCGCTCTTAAGAGTTTAGAGTCTTCGGTGTCGGCTAAAGACAGGTTAAACCCAGTAGATAACGGCTGGACTGATAAATTTATCTTCCCTCCGTTTGATTTCAAAATAGGAAATGCAGTACTGACAAACTTCCACTTACCTCAGTCTATTGTTCTTATGTCTGCCTGTGCGTTTGGTGGCTATGACTTAATTACTAGGGCTTACCAAGAAGCTATAAAAGAAGAATACAAATTCTTTACTTATGGTGATGTAATGTTGATTCTTTAAGAAGATTTTCTTTTTATATTTGATAGCCTGCTTTTTACGAGCAGGCTATTTTTTTTACACAAAAATGAGCAAATCTATATTTTCGGTCATTGTAGCAGGTGGTTCTGGCAGCAGAATGAAGAGCGTTATTGCCAAACAATTTCTGCCTTTGTTTGACAAACCTATATTATCGCACACTATTGAGAAGTTTCTGCAGATACCAGATAATAACATTATAGTGGTACTACCAGAAAGTGATATGTTTTTTTGGGAGGACATTATCCAAAGCAATGAGACTTTGCTAGCAGCGGTAAATACTGGTCAAATAAAAAGTGTAGTAGGTGGTGTAACCAGATTCCAATCTGTCAATAATGGCTTAAACGCTATAGCTGAAACCACAGGCCTAGTAGCCATACATGATGGCGTTAGACCTCTTATCTCTGTAGAAAAAATCAAGGACTCTTTCGCCCAAGCTCAAACCTCCGACTCTTCCATTTTAGCGGTAGCCGTTAAAGACTCCGTAAGAGTAGTAAAAGAAAACGGCGATAGTAAAATCATTGATAGAAGTGAACTAAGACTAATCCAAACACCGCAAACATTTAACCTGAAACTAATAAAGGACGCCTACGCTTTAGGTGAATTACCACACTTCACGGATGATGCTTCCGTTTTTGAGCAAGCTGGCCATAAAGTCAACTTAATGGAAGGTGAATACAAAAACATCAAAATCACCACGCCTGAAGACCTAGCCGTGGCAGAAGCCCTTTTAAACAAATGAAAGTAATAGTAGCCTCTAAAAACCCTGTTAAAATATCAGCCGCAAGAAAAGGATTTGAATTAAGTTTCCCCGGGGAGAACATTAATTTCGAAGGTGTTTCTGTTCCTTCTGGTGTTCCAGACCAACCTATGGGCTCTCAGGAAACTTACGATGGTGCCTATAATAGAGCCGTAGCAGCTAGAAAGCTAAACCCTGAAGCAGATTACTGGATTGGCCTAGAGGGTGGCAACATAGCCCACGGGGAGGAAATGGAAGTGATGGCATGGATAGTTATTTTATCTAAAGACAAACTTGGTAAAGGAAGAACTGCAGGCTTTTTCCTTCCTCAAAAAACTATTGACCTGGTAAAACAAGGTTATGAATTAGGTAAGGCAGACGAACTAGTCCACGGCATTCAAAATAGTAAGCAAAAAATGGGAAGTTCGGGTTTGCTTACCGACAACCTAATTGACCGTGAGGCCTTCTATGTTCCTGCCGTTATTTTTGCTTTAATTCCGTTTAAGAAGGTGGATTTGTATTGAAATGAGAATTTATAGCCGAGTAAAGAAAAATGACGGAAAAAGAAATTGACCATTCTATCGCATCAATGAAAGTTTCCTTAAATGACGCGGAAAAGTTTGAGTATTGGTTGAATCTGGTTTCCCTAATGTTCTTTTTAGGAATGACATTGATAGTTGATATACAATCTGAAGTATCTAATGGAGAATTTCCAATTTCAGGAATAATAGTAATAATTGTGTTTTTACTTCTTTTTCGGCACAAATTAATAAGCCCTAAGTTAGCCGTTTATCATTCAAACTTAACTGAAGAACAGTTCATTCAAGCGAATCAAGCAGCGGCGACTTTAAATGAATGGGTTATCTTGTCGAATCAGAAAAATCATTTTTCAGCGATTAAGCGAACGGGTTGGCAATGGGAAGGTATTAGAATATCGGCAATTTTAAAAAATGGAAAGCTCTATTTGAACAGTATGGTAAATCCGTCAATACGTTCAAATCCATTTACCTTTGGATTAAATAAAAAGAACAAATCAGACTTGATTAGACAATATCAATTAGTCTTACTAAAGAAAAATTTAATCGAGTTAGCCAACAGAGAAATACAAAAAAGAGAGGAGGAATTTTGGCAAGAACCAGAAGGAAGTTTTAAAAATGTTCTTATAAGAATTGTTGGATACGGAATTTCAATTCTTTTTATAGGCTTGGGAGTTTGGCTCATTACGTTCGGTGAATTAAAGGCAATTGGAATGGGAATAATGCTAATAGGACTCTGTGCGTCCTATATTTACCAAGGCATTAAAATAATAAGTGAAAAGAGTAAAAGAAAAAAGTCTAGCTATTCTAAGGAATAGCTGACCACCCATCCGCAACCACAGTTAACGAACCTCTATTAAACACTCCCTTTTTTTCGTACTTTTGCAGCCCTTTAGAAAACTAACCATGGTGTTTGCATGTCTTCAAAAAAGAGATTCCCTTTTCTTCAAAACTTTTGGGAGAAAGTAGCTGATGTAATTCTTAAAAACAGAATTGCTTGGATAGTAGTAATAAGTATTATCACCGGCTTCATGGTCTATATGACCACCCAACTACAGCTCTCTTACGAGCTGCCAAAAATACTTCCGCAGTCTGACGAGCATTATCAGCGATATGAGGCTTTTAAGGACCGATATGGCGAAGATGGCAACGTGATGGTAATTGCCATTAAAACAGATGACATTTACAGCCTAGATACCTATAACAAGTGGTTTGACTTAGGGCAAGACCTCAAAAAAATTGACGGAATTAAGAACATTGCGTCCATTTGTAACCTTTTTGAGATTAGACCAGATGAAGTCCAGAAGAAATTCAACTTCATTCCTATTTCTCCAGAAAAGCCAAACACTCAGGCAGAAGTTGATACTATAAAATCTAAGATTAATAAATACCCCTTTTATAAAGGTTTTCTTTTCAGTGATGATGGCACTGCACACTTAATGGCAGTGACTTTTGACCAAGAAAAGATGAACTCGAAAAGTAGGATGTCTATCACGCAAGGCGTTGAAGACCTTGCTCAGGCTTTTGGTGAAAGTACTGGCATAAAACCGCATTACTCCGGAATGCCATTTGTCAGAACTAACTTCATGTCAAAGGTCAGTTTAGAAGTTGCCAAATTTATGATTCTGGCATTTTTAGTAACCGCCATTATCCTATTCCTCTTTTTTAGATCTTTCCGTGTTGTGTTTTTTGCACTTCTTGTTATTGCCATTTCAGTTCTTTGGTCGGTTGGTTTAATTCAAATTTTTGGATACAAAATCACCTTACTCACAGGGCTGGTTCCTTCCATTATTGTGGTTATTGGTATTCCAAATTCCATTTTCTTGATTAATAAATATCAAGAAGAGTACCTCAAATGCAAGAATCAGATAAAGGCATTAAAGATATCGATTGAGAAGATTGGTAAAACAAC
This sequence is a window from Arcticibacterium luteifluviistationis. Protein-coding genes within it:
- a CDS encoding 2-C-methyl-D-erythritol 4-phosphate cytidylyltransferase — translated: MSKSIFSVIVAGGSGSRMKSVIAKQFLPLFDKPILSHTIEKFLQIPDNNIIVVLPESDMFFWEDIIQSNETLLAAVNTGQIKSVVGGVTRFQSVNNGLNAIAETTGLVAIHDGVRPLISVEKIKDSFAQAQTSDSSILAVAVKDSVRVVKENGDSKIIDRSELRLIQTPQTFNLKLIKDAYALGELPHFTDDASVFEQAGHKVNLMEGEYKNIKITTPEDLAVAEALLNK
- a CDS encoding DUF4199 domain-containing protein → MEQQPSSARIALKWGVICALATIILSTIINVTGMWKSTGASFLSIIPLVAFLVLAMKEYREANGEFMTYGEGLSVGMLTGAISALISSLWGMLYTTIIDPTFLGQVRDFQIEKMEESGLDEAQIDQALQMTEKFTGGGMMFIMGVLGSIFFAFIVSLVVAAIMKKNKPVF
- a CDS encoding dihydroorotase; the protein is MKVLIKKAKVIAPNSAYHQKVVDILIDKGVIKEIGDISSTVSKTIDAKGLYVSTGFMDMRAFSMEPGFESMESLESLAAAAAKGGFTEVAIMPNTKPIIQSKESVKYFQHFSQGSLTSLLPTAAVTKDTAGEDFTEMWDLLAAGVTAFTDGSKPLWNSDILYKTLQYLYPKKALLMNRAEEPTLAAFGQMHEGITSTMMGTKGIPSEAEELMVMRDLKLLEYANLEHDNSLLHFSCISTAAAVRLIRRAKQKGLAVSCDIAAHQLAFIDEDLAGFDTNLKVNPPFRSKKDIKALQKGLADGTIDAIVSDHHPLDEEHKNMEFDLADFGVIGLQTAFAAALTHSEQNLETIIACFTENPRKLLNKTQPKIEEGELANLTVFNPEEKINFELKDIISKSKNSPFIGKELKGKIYATFHKGFSEIF
- the gcvH gene encoding glycine cleavage system protein GcvH, yielding MEFPSELKYTKDHEWIKIEEGNVAKIGITEFAQGELGDIVFVEVETVGEELAAEEVFGTIEAVKTVSDLFLPADGKIIEFNQLLEDEPEKINEDPYEDGWIIKMELKDVSDLDSLLDSETYKKLIGQ
- the queA gene encoding tRNA preQ1(34) S-adenosylmethionine ribosyltransferase-isomerase QueA, translating into MKLSQFKFDLPQNLIAMHPGEERDGAKMMVVHRDSGKIEHKMFKDIVDYFGEGDVMVTNNTKVFPARLYGSKEKTGAKIEVFLLRELNREMRLWDVLVDPARKIRVGNKLYFGESDLVAEVIDNTTSRGRTIRFLFDGDHEEMMQTIHELGETPIPKEVIDRDVTELDRERFQTIFAEEEGAISAPTAGMHFTKNVMRRMEIEGVTFTPITLHIGIGTFRGVDVEDLTKHKTDSENFAIPQKTCDIVNEALDNNKRICAIGSTALKSLESSVSAKDRLNPVDNGWTDKFIFPPFDFKIGNAVLTNFHLPQSIVLMSACAFGGYDLITRAYQEAIKEEYKFFTYGDVMLIL
- the yjjX gene encoding inosine/xanthosine triphosphatase, whose amino-acid sequence is MKVIVASKNPVKISAARKGFELSFPGENINFEGVSVPSGVPDQPMGSQETYDGAYNRAVAARKLNPEADYWIGLEGGNIAHGEEMEVMAWIVILSKDKLGKGRTAGFFLPQKTIDLVKQGYELGKADELVHGIQNSKQKMGSSGLLTDNLIDREAFYVPAVIFALIPFKKVDLY
- a CDS encoding DUF4199 domain-containing protein translates to MNKKVYLFSLIFGLAAGILCFLFFLMLYAGEVNPLQNRRPDIVINILIIFLATWFYKSRNGGFIHFYEGFTIGFLTNIIAALTTGLAIYFFIKWIDPTPFESWITGGKEFLIERKEELSKFLNEESYKLQLESFDKAKPYQVILDDLMFKQFAIVAIMLISMALRKQRDAVS
- the gldF gene encoding gliding motility-associated ABC transporter permease subunit GldF — protein: MFSIFKKELNGYLNSLIAYIVIVLFLIFTGLILWVFPDSNILDYGYAEMGSFFNLTPYILAILVPAITMRTFSEEYKTGTIEFLMTKPLSRLDIVLGKFLAAWVLIILAILPTLVYYFSISNLGSPLGNIDTGAVMGSYFGLILLAGVFTAIGLAISSFTENQVIAFIIGAFLCYFLYDGIHQLSQLLRGTTQYFVDFISLQFHYASLGRGVIDSRNVIYLCSLGALMIFITAFNLRRK
- a CDS encoding PhzF family phenazine biosynthesis protein, which codes for MTLDIYQVDAFSAKLFGGNPAAIIPLEAWLSDDIMQQIAQENNLSETAYFVKEGEHFHIRWFTPAVEVALCGHATLATAHVIYEHLGFKEDQIKFMSKSGELVVKKRDGLLEMNFPATSLSKTEIPAGFLDQFNIKPSETLKAGEDFFLIFDSEEQIKALVPNFSALKKIKSRGIICTAPGTKADFVSRFFAPAAGIDEDPVTGSAHTSLIPYWAKKLAKNSLYAEQISKRKGELHCQLIGDRVLIAGEAISYLQGKINI